In Deltaproteobacteria bacterium, one genomic interval encodes:
- a CDS encoding lytic transglycosylase domain-containing protein produces MNNQYDHLIRQFATRPDFPPHFVKGMIHVESAFRADARGPGGELGLMQFLASTAKTLGVDHASLVNPEAAIRAGTRYIAQIIDKYVTPNLKVPIHPQLRIRFVQFAYNAGPLFTVRLLKRFGADAATLSSPGSFNRMVDTLKGDPDVLRLQKLTREADFLAARKKVVERYQYWAGQYAKDFGTNPGANPPAAVQASMPLIPLAIVGAAYLIWKRK; encoded by the coding sequence ATGAACAACCAGTATGACCACCTGATACGCCAGTTCGCCACGCGGCCGGACTTCCCGCCCCATTTTGTCAAGGGAATGATCCACGTGGAAAGCGCCTTCAGGGCGGACGCAAGGGGCCCGGGCGGCGAACTGGGTCTGATGCAGTTTCTCGCATCCACGGCGAAAACGCTCGGCGTGGATCACGCGTCGCTCGTGAATCCCGAGGCGGCCATCAGGGCCGGAACCCGCTACATAGCCCAGATCATCGACAAGTACGTGACGCCGAACCTTAAGGTCCCCATTCATCCGCAGCTCAGGATCAGGTTCGTGCAGTTTGCCTACAACGCCGGCCCTTTGTTCACGGTGAGGCTCCTGAAGCGCTTCGGGGCAGATGCCGCCACCCTGTCCAGTCCCGGCTCCTTCAATCGCATGGTTGACACGCTGAAGGGCGATCCGGATGTACTGCGGCTCCAGAAGCTCACCAGGGAGGCCGATTTTCTGGCCGCCCGGAAGAAGGTCGTGGAGCGGTATCAGTACTGGGCCGGGCAGTATGCGAAAGACTTCGGCACAAACCCCGGCGCGAACCCACCGGCAGCCGTCCAGGCCTCCATGCCCCTCATCCCGCTCGCCATCGTGGGAGCCGCCTATCTCATCTGGAAACGGAAATGA